A window of the Hordeum vulgare subsp. vulgare chromosome 5H, MorexV3_pseudomolecules_assembly, whole genome shotgun sequence genome harbors these coding sequences:
- the LOC123396675 gene encoding probable leucine-rich repeat receptor-like protein kinase At1g35710 — translation MDSSSPSRTLMASLVILMALVSPNAAAPPTLGVGEQAGALLAWRATLGGQGQRALRSWGNTSALCSWRGVRCGTRGRPAVTGIHLRGARLAGTLGPLDLAALRGLTSLDLSRNRLAGTIPPSIAALGELHALLLQGNQISGSIPPSLANLARLRLLMLHDNRISGEIPGRIGEMGSLVSLDLSGNRLFGTIPCEIGHLNHLVRLDLSRNKLSGPVSFCPANSTLNLLVNLNSLSLSRNNLAGPIPKDIVNLFSLQRLDISQNIFSGSIPSGIDGLNKLTFLHLSDNRLSGPIPREIGKLTRLKQLNLSANHLEGYIPTSIGNLTQLTTLNLSSNEFAGPIPKEIRNLVNLERLGLEQNKLTGSIPNNLGNLTKLTTLDLHDNQLSGNIPRELGYLVNLEELNIYNNTLTGSIPNSIGNLTKLTTLYLCYNQLSGSIPQEIGNLRNLVWLTLSSNKLSGPLPSGLCSGVRLQNFTAYNNMLVGPLPTSLLRCTSLVRLRLERNQLQGDISEMGFYPNLVYIDISSNKLFGQLSHRWGECHGLSMLRASENGITGVIPPSIGKLSQLRILDVSSNKLEGHIPPEIGNIMTLFNLSLGNNLLKGSIPQEIASLKNLEYLDLSSNNLSGQLGGSVGQCLKLRLLNLSHNQLNGSIPMELGMLVNLQGLLDLSGNSFSSMIPTQLGDLSMLEALNLSHNALSGRIPPSFQRMNSLLYMDVSYNKLEGPVPQSRLFEEAPTEWFMHNAHLCGDVKSLPPCDHTPSYRKGRKTRAILLATIPATVTFMFITAVAIWQCKRKKSKAESGKRLEQVKMFAIWNFDGEDVYKQIIEATKRFSDAHCIGTGGSGSVYRAQLPTGEIFAVKKIHTMEDDKLFHREIDALIHIRHRNIVKLFGYCSAAHQRFLVYEYMDRGSLAKSLQSKETAIELDWTRRLNITKDVANALSYMHHDCFAPIVHRDITSSNILLDMDFSACISDFGLAKVLDGDASNCTRLAGTNGYLAPELAYSTRVTEKCDVYSFGVLVLELFMGHHPGDFLSSMANKSTPLEDLLDIRLPFPETEITSEIFKVIAFAVCCIEPNPSHRPTMQQAIKVFSTTERPDEQLDYLQIHIVIPSTWS, via the exons ATGGACTCATCATCTCCTTCGAGAACACTAATGGCCTCTCTCGTCATACTCATGGCGCTCGTCTCGCCCAACGCCGCCGCGCCGCCAACCCTCGGGGTCGGAGAGCAAGCGGGAGCGCTCCTGGCCTGGAGAGCCACCCTCGGCGGCCAAGGCCAGCGCGCCCTGCGATCCTGGGGAAACACGTCGGCGCTCTGCAGCTGGCGCGGCGTCAGGTGCGGCACGCGGGGCCGGCCGGCGGTCACCGGCATCCACCTGCGCGGGGCGCGGCTCGCAGGTACGCTCGGGCCCCTCGACCTCGCGGCCCTGAGGGGCCTGACGAGCCTCGACCTCTCGCGCAACAGGCTCGCCGGGACCATTCCTCCGAGCATCGCGGCCCTCGGGGAGCTCCATGCCCTGCTCCTGCAAGGCAACCAGATAAGCGGCTCCATCCCACCTTCTCTAGCAAACCTCGCGAGGCTGCGCCTCCTGATGCTCCATGACAACCGAATCTCCGGCGAAATACCGGGGCGGATAGGAGAAATGGGTAGCCTCGTCAGCCTGGACTTGTCAGGCAATCGGCTGTTTGGTACCATCCCTTGTGAAATAGGCCACCTAAATCACCTGGTCAGGTTGGATTTGTCTCGCAATAAGCTGTCAGGCCCAGTTTCCTTCTGTCCAGCTAACTCCACACTAAATCTATTAGTAAATCTGAACAGTCTATCATTGTCCCGGAATAACTTGGCAGGTCCCATTCCCAAAGATATTGTGAATTTGTTCAGCCTCCAACGCCTAGACATAAGCCAAAACATTTTTTCAGGCTCGATTCCGAGCGGTATAGATGGGCTCAACAAACTCACATTCCTGCATCTTTCAGATAATCGGCTTTCGGGACCAATTCCTAGGGAAATCGGAAAATTAACGAGGCTTAAGCAGCTTAACCTTAGTGCAAACCACCTTGAAGGCTATATTCCAACTAGTATAGGAAACCTAACACAGTTAACAACTCTAAATCTTTCGTCTAATGAGTTCGCCGGGCCCATCCCCAAAGAAATAAGGAATTTAGTGAACTTGGAGCGTTTGGGACTAGAACAGAACAAACTTACAGGGTCCATTCCAAACAATTTGGGGAATTTGACAAAACTCACCACTTTGGACCTTCACGATAACCAACTTTCTGGAAACATCCCTCGAGAGCTAGGATATTTAGTGAACTTGGAGGAATTGAACATTTACAACAACACACTAACCGGCTCTATCCCAAATAGCATAGGGAACTTGACTAAGCTCACTACTCTATACCTTTGTTATAACCAATTATCTGGGTCCATTCCACAAGAAATCGGAAACTTAAGAAATCTTGTTTGGTTGACGCTAAGTTCTAACAAACTCTCCGGTCCCTTGCCATCCGGCCTTTGTTCGGGAGTCCGGCTACAAAATTTCACCGCTTATAACAACATGTTGGTCGGACCCTTGCCAACAAGCTTGCTAAGATGCACAAGCCTGGTCAGACTTCGTCTTGAACGAAATCAGCTCCAAGGAGATATTTCTGAGATGGGGTTTTATCCGAATCTTGTCTACATAGATATCAGCTCAAACAAACTATTTGGTCAGCTATCTCATCGCTGGGGCGAGTGCCACGGGCTTTCCATGTTGCGTGCCTCAGAAAATGGTATCACTGGAGTCATACCACCAAGCATAGGGAAATTGTCTCAGCTGAGGATACTTGATGTTTCATCAAATAAACTCGAAGGACATATTCCTCCAGAAATTGGCAACATAATGACATTGTTCAATTTGAGCCTCGGGAACAACTTGCTCAAGGGAAGTATACCGCAGGAAATTGCATCTCTAAAAAATCTGGAGTATTTGGATTTATCTTCGAACAACCTAAGCGGGCAGTTAGGAGGATCAGTTGGGCAGTGCTTAAAGCTTCGCCTTCTGAATTTGAGCCATAATCAACTCAATGGTAGCATTCCTATGGAACTAGGGATGTTGGTAAACCTACAAGGATTGTTAGATTTGAGTGGCAATTCATTTAGTAGCATGATACCAACTCAGTTGGGTGATCTTAGCATGCTTGAAGCCTTGAATCTTTCACATAATGCATTAAGCGgcagaattccgccatcatttcaACGCATGAACAGCCTCTTATACATGGACGTGTCTTATAACAAACTGGAAGGGCCAGTGCCACAAAGCAGGCTCTTCGAAGAAGCTCCAACCGAGTGGTTCATGCATAATGCACATTTATGCGGTGATGTGAAAAGTCTGCCCCCTTGTGATCACACTCCAAGTTATCGAAAAGGACGGAAGACTAGAGCTATTTTACTAGCTACAATACCTGCCACTGTGACTTTTATGTTCATTACTGCAGTAGCCATATGGCAATGTAAAAGGAAGAAATCCAAGGCTGAAAGCGGAAAGAGACTGGAACAGGTCAAGATGTTCGCCATCTGGAACTTTGACGGGGAAGATGTGTACAAGCAAATTATTGAGGCCACAAAAAGATTCAGCGATGCTCACTGCATTGGAACTGGAGGGAGTGGATCTGTCTATAGAGCCCAGTTACCAACAGGTGAAATATTTGCAGTAAAGAAGATTCATACGATGGAAGATGACAAGCTATTCCATCGTGAAATCGATGCTTTGATTCATATTCGGCATCGCAACATTGTGAAGTTATTTGGCTACTGCTCTGCTGCTCATCAGAGATTTCTTGTGTATGAAtatatggataggggaagcttagCAAAATCTTTGCAGAGCAAGGAAACTGCAATTGAATTGGATTGGACAAGAAGATTAAATATCACTAAGGATGTTGCAAATGCTCTGTCCTACATGCATCATGATTGCTTCGCACCGATAGTCCATAGAGATATAACTAGCAGCAACATTCTGCTTGATATGGATTTCAGTGCCTGTATATCAGATTTTGGTCTAGCAAAAGTACTAGATGGAGATGCATCAAACTGTACAAGGCTTGCTGGTACGAACGGATATCTTGCACCAG AGCTTGCATACTCAACAAGGGTGACAGAGAAGTGTGATGTCTATAGCTTTGGAGTGCTTGTGCTCGAGTTGTTCATGGGACATCATCCAGGTGATTTTCTTTCTTCCATGGCCAACAAAAGTACACCACTTGAGGATCTGTTGGACATCCGGCTCCCATTCCCTGAAACTGAGATCACAAGTGAAATATTCAAAGTGATCGCCTTTGCTGTTTGTTGCATAGAACCAAATCCATCACACCGTCCAACGATGCAACAAGCAATAAAGGTGTTCTCAACAACTGAAAGACCTGATGAACAGCTTGATTATCTGCAAATTCACATTGTAATCCCTTCCACCTGGTCGTGA